A window of Mucilaginibacter sp. PAMC 26640 contains these coding sequences:
- a CDS encoding glycan metabolism protein yields MKKIATRAVLCGLVLFTAAGCAKLDEKLYGSKSLKDPNAAAGSADLNGVYSQLYGQTDQANTYALQEHSTDEMMGPTRGTDWGDFGTWRKLHTHTWTATHNQVNDTWDQLNIGVFRATQVIAKAADKNIEGQARFLRAYFMFQIVDLYGQAPFREADAPVASVPKVFSRTEATAFIITDLEFAEANLPATSANIGVANKAAAQALLAKVYLNKAVYTASAVGGPFTFAKADMDKVIQYANAVTAAGYTLEPAGKYFQDFAWDNTEQSHGNIFGFYNTTTNAPASAKNRWRMGLHYNQTPDGWNGFTTLADFYNSFDANDERRGVAYPGLTDKVGLRAGFAVGQQFGPGGKALTQRSGKPLVFTPDVNLNFSTEAQGIRVFKYFPQPSANNTVNDDNTSNDYVILRYADVLLEKAEAIMRGGTDPNGQTAVSIVNAVRVPRGATAVAAVDPALMLAERGRELYWEGWRRNDQIRFEKFNDPVDQRANASDKSRTIYPIPQRAVDTNPNLKQNAGY; encoded by the coding sequence ATGAAAAAAATAGCGACAAGAGCAGTTTTGTGCGGATTGGTTCTTTTTACTGCCGCCGGCTGTGCAAAATTGGATGAAAAACTTTACGGATCGAAGTCATTAAAAGATCCTAATGCAGCGGCAGGTTCTGCAGATTTAAATGGGGTTTACTCGCAATTGTACGGCCAAACAGATCAGGCAAACACTTATGCATTGCAAGAGCATTCAACTGATGAGATGATGGGCCCAACCCGCGGTACAGACTGGGGAGATTTTGGTACCTGGCGTAAGCTGCACACCCACACCTGGACAGCGACTCATAATCAGGTGAATGATACCTGGGATCAGTTGAATATCGGTGTATTTCGTGCTACCCAGGTAATTGCTAAAGCAGCCGATAAAAACATTGAAGGACAGGCGAGATTTTTACGTGCCTACTTCATGTTCCAGATCGTTGACCTTTACGGCCAGGCGCCATTTAGGGAAGCTGATGCGCCGGTTGCATCTGTACCAAAAGTATTCAGCCGCACAGAGGCTACAGCTTTCATTATAACAGACCTTGAGTTTGCTGAAGCAAACCTGCCTGCAACATCTGCCAACATTGGTGTAGCTAATAAAGCAGCAGCACAGGCATTATTGGCTAAGGTTTACCTTAACAAAGCCGTTTACACCGCGTCGGCGGTTGGTGGCCCTTTCACATTTGCTAAAGCAGATATGGATAAGGTTATTCAGTATGCAAATGCGGTTACTGCAGCGGGCTACACTTTAGAGCCTGCCGGTAAATACTTCCAGGATTTTGCGTGGGATAACACAGAGCAATCTCATGGTAATATTTTTGGTTTTTATAACACTACAACAAATGCTCCTGCTTCCGCTAAAAACCGCTGGAGAATGGGCTTGCACTACAACCAAACACCAGATGGCTGGAACGGATTTACTACCCTTGCAGATTTCTACAATTCATTTGATGCAAACGATGAGCGTAGAGGTGTAGCTTACCCCGGATTAACCGACAAAGTTGGATTAAGGGCAGGATTTGCAGTTGGTCAGCAATTTGGTCCAGGTGGCAAAGCTTTAACCCAGCGTAGTGGTAAACCACTTGTTTTTACTCCGGATGTTAACTTAAATTTCTCTACGGAGGCGCAGGGTATCAGGGTATTTAAATATTTCCCACAGCCATCTGCAAACAACACAGTTAATGATGATAACACATCAAACGATTACGTGATCTTGCGTTATGCAGATGTATTATTAGAAAAAGCAGAGGCCATTATGCGCGGTGGTACCGATCCGAATGGTCAAACTGCGGTATCGATAGTTAACGCGGTACGTGTACCGCGCGGTGCAACAGCTGTTGCAGCTGTTGATCCTGCATTAATGCTTGCAGAGCGCGGCCGTGAGTTGTACTGGGAAGGCTGGAGAAGAAATGACCAGATCCGTTTCGAGAAATTCAACGATCCGGTTGATCAGCGTGCTAACGCGTCGGACAAATCCCGTACGATATACCCAATTCCTCAGCGCGCGGTGGATACCAACCCTAATCTGAAACAGAACGCGGGTTACTAA
- a CDS encoding phosphoesterase PA-phosphatase, with amino-acid sequence MNRILLLITGVMLLITSCKKSDYQKVTDNPELYRITVKRLNDIVLENNFPPVIASRNYAYANIAAYEVIAASDPKHFRSLAGQIKHLTAIPAPPKDKEIDYKFASILSFCVVGNAVTFPEGSMETYVDELKQKAKDAGMPSDVFKNTVAYSDSVAKHIMSWSKKDNYAQTRSASKYTVKRTDGRWIPTPPMYAQALEPHWGEIRPLVLDSASQIPAPEPPPYNMTDKHSKFYKELMEVKTMVDSLTPEQKHMADFWDDNAFKLNVIGHASFATKKFSPGGHWMNIAGYATRLKKADFGTTVAAYTETSIALFDAFINCWYVKYQSNSVRPETVITKLINPDWRPYIQTPPFPEYISGHAVISSAAAEVLTHDFGDDIAYTDSSESEFGIAPRKFKSFRLAAKEAAMSRVYGGIHYKNACVEGNVQGRKIGGLVTGKLYLKIK; translated from the coding sequence ATGAACCGTATCCTGTTATTAATTACAGGTGTAATGCTGCTGATTACATCCTGCAAGAAATCTGACTATCAAAAAGTTACCGATAACCCCGAGCTTTACCGGATCACGGTAAAAAGGCTCAATGATATCGTTCTCGAAAATAATTTTCCGCCCGTGATTGCATCGCGTAATTACGCTTACGCCAATATCGCGGCCTATGAGGTGATTGCGGCCAGTGATCCAAAGCATTTCCGGTCCCTGGCAGGGCAGATTAAACATCTAACCGCTATCCCGGCACCGCCAAAAGACAAAGAGATTGATTACAAATTTGCATCGATATTATCATTTTGTGTGGTTGGTAACGCGGTTACTTTCCCCGAAGGCAGTATGGAAACATATGTGGATGAGCTGAAGCAAAAGGCTAAAGATGCAGGGATGCCATCGGATGTTTTTAAAAACACCGTTGCCTATTCAGATTCGGTTGCGAAGCATATCATGAGCTGGAGTAAAAAGGATAATTATGCCCAAACCCGCTCCGCAAGCAAATACACCGTAAAACGTACCGATGGCCGCTGGATCCCCACGCCGCCCATGTATGCCCAGGCACTGGAACCACACTGGGGAGAAATCAGACCCTTGGTTTTAGATTCTGCATCGCAGATACCCGCACCTGAGCCGCCACCCTATAACATGACTGATAAACACAGTAAGTTTTATAAAGAGCTAATGGAGGTTAAAACCATGGTAGACAGCCTTACCCCGGAGCAAAAACATATGGCCGATTTTTGGGATGATAATGCTTTTAAACTGAATGTTATTGGTCATGCCTCGTTTGCTACCAAAAAGTTTTCGCCCGGAGGCCATTGGATGAATATCGCCGGCTATGCTACCCGGTTAAAAAAAGCCGATTTCGGCACCACTGTAGCCGCCTATACCGAAACGTCCATCGCCTTGTTTGATGCTTTTATCAATTGCTGGTATGTAAAATACCAGTCCAACAGCGTACGGCCCGAAACAGTGATCACCAAATTGATCAATCCGGATTGGCGACCATACATCCAAACGCCTCCATTCCCGGAATACATCAGTGGGCACGCAGTAATCTCTTCGGCAGCTGCGGAAGTTTTGACCCATGATTTTGGTGACGATATCGCTTATACCGATTCCTCTGAATCTGAATTCGGCATAGCACCGCGTAAGTTTAAATCGTTCAGGTTAGCGGCCAAGGAGGCGGCGATGTCGCGGGTATATGGCGGCATCCATTACAAAAACGCTTGTGTTGAAGGTAATGTGCAGGGGCGAAAAATAGGCGGTTTGGTGACTGGAAAATTATATCTGAAGATAAAGTAA
- a CDS encoding glycosyl hydrolase family 65, producing MKRITTLLLLISACTHINLHAQSISPWVIKADKIDPANYYGITVANGMIGIVSSPEPFKVKNVVLAGAYDLYGRGRVSNFLNSFNLLNMYLEVDGKRLDAKLVSNFKQELDMQHAAMTTTFDYADKASIKYTYYSLRQLPFTVLMDVAVTARKPINITAASVMEAPDALKQVENYYNEIDRPHVTISLLTSTAKSPTGKLQLCASTSFLFNEPHGQEPRVIHEMWDNNMHLMKFSRQIGAGQTYSYGVTGSSITSAHHPDPLNEAERLTIFALLEGKDRLIKFHNQAWDDLWKSDIQIEGDPQAQQDVHSMLYHLYSFSREGSALSPSPMGLSGLGYNGHVFWDTDLWMYPAMLVLHPEIARSMVEYRFERLENARKNAFSHGFKGAMFPWESADSGVEETPVWALSGPFEHHITADVANAAWNYYCVTQDKEWLREKGWPILSATADFWASRVERNGPGHYDIKNVVAADEWAENIDNNAFTNAAAQVNLKNATAAAKILGVKANPDWMNVAQNIPILKMENGVTSEFATYKGEGIKQADVNLLAYPLKTITDPVQIKKDLEYYETRVPNEGTPAMTQGVFALLYARLGNGEKAYHWFKEAYEPNLNPPFRVIAETKGGTNPYFATGAGGIIQAIVMGFGGVDITPAGIVQVKSKLPANWKSLKITGVGMNKVTYTVK from the coding sequence ATGAAAAGAATTACAACCCTCTTGCTGCTCATCAGCGCTTGTACCCATATAAATCTGCATGCCCAAAGTATTTCTCCATGGGTGATCAAGGCCGATAAGATCGATCCGGCTAATTATTACGGCATCACCGTGGCTAACGGAATGATCGGTATCGTATCGTCTCCGGAGCCTTTTAAGGTGAAGAATGTGGTGCTGGCCGGTGCGTACGATCTGTACGGTCGTGGCCGGGTTAGCAATTTTTTAAATAGCTTTAATCTGCTGAACATGTACCTGGAGGTGGACGGCAAACGCCTTGATGCCAAATTGGTAAGCAACTTTAAGCAGGAGCTGGATATGCAGCATGCAGCTATGACCACCACTTTTGATTATGCAGATAAAGCCAGCATTAAATACACTTATTATTCTTTAAGGCAACTGCCGTTTACCGTGTTGATGGATGTGGCCGTAACTGCCAGGAAGCCGATCAACATCACCGCAGCCAGCGTAATGGAAGCGCCCGACGCGTTGAAACAGGTAGAGAATTATTATAACGAGATAGACCGGCCGCATGTCACCATCAGCCTGTTAACCTCTACGGCCAAAAGCCCCACCGGTAAATTGCAGTTGTGTGCGTCCACTTCTTTTTTATTTAACGAGCCGCACGGGCAGGAACCCAGGGTGATTCACGAGATGTGGGATAATAATATGCACCTGATGAAGTTTAGCCGTCAAATTGGGGCAGGGCAAACCTACTCCTATGGCGTAACAGGTTCGTCTATCACTTCAGCCCATCACCCCGACCCGCTGAACGAAGCCGAACGCCTAACCATTTTTGCATTGCTGGAAGGAAAAGACCGACTGATCAAATTCCACAACCAGGCCTGGGATGATCTTTGGAAAAGTGATATCCAGATAGAGGGCGACCCACAGGCGCAGCAGGATGTACACAGCATGCTATACCACTTGTATTCTTTTTCCCGCGAGGGTTCTGCCTTATCGCCATCCCCAATGGGATTATCAGGCCTCGGTTACAATGGCCACGTTTTTTGGGACACCGACCTGTGGATGTACCCGGCAATGCTGGTGCTGCACCCGGAAATTGCCAGATCAATGGTGGAGTATCGTTTTGAGCGATTGGAAAATGCCCGTAAAAATGCGTTTTCGCATGGTTTTAAGGGTGCAATGTTCCCGTGGGAAAGTGCAGACAGCGGGGTAGAGGAAACACCGGTATGGGCCTTAAGCGGACCATTTGAGCACCATATTACAGCAGATGTGGCCAACGCGGCCTGGAACTATTATTGCGTAACGCAGGACAAAGAATGGCTGCGCGAAAAAGGCTGGCCGATCCTATCAGCTACGGCCGATTTTTGGGCAAGCAGGGTGGAACGCAACGGCCCCGGGCATTACGATATTAAAAATGTGGTTGCGGCTGATGAATGGGCAGAGAACATTGATAACAATGCCTTTACCAATGCAGCCGCGCAGGTGAATTTAAAAAATGCTACCGCGGCTGCTAAGATCTTAGGTGTTAAGGCCAATCCGGATTGGATGAACGTGGCGCAAAATATCCCTATCCTGAAAATGGAGAACGGCGTTACCAGCGAATTTGCAACTTATAAAGGCGAAGGCATTAAACAAGCCGACGTTAACCTGCTGGCCTATCCTTTAAAAACTATAACCGATCCGGTTCAGATTAAAAAAGACCTGGAATATTACGAAACCCGTGTGCCAAATGAAGGCACCCCGGCCATGACACAAGGCGTATTTGCATTACTGTATGCACGCTTAGGCAATGGCGAAAAAGCTTACCATTGGTTCAAAGAAGCTTACGAGCCAAACCTTAATCCGCCGTTTCGCGTAATTGCAGAAACAAAGGGCGGCACCAACCCCTATTTTGCAACCGGGGCAGGGGGAATTATACAGGCGATAGTAATGGGCTTCGGCGGGGTAGATATTACACCAGCTGGTATTGTGCAGGTAAAAAGCAAACTGCCTGCAAACTGGAAGTCGTTAAAGATAACTGGGGTTGGGATGAATAAGGTGACTTATACAGTGAAGTGA